The Corynebacterium qintianiae genome has a window encoding:
- a CDS encoding sulfatase-like hydrolase/transferase → MTRPTPHRPNILILCMDQWDMRMELPDGVELPALKQLMNRGVTLDKHYCTVPQCTPSRTAMWTGQHAKALGTWDNTDFAWIKPLDPGTPTMGDMMREQGYYTAFKGKWHLSDTGFGEAGALEDFGFSDYQLWGDNWGRPLEGQVKDGTVAMETVDWLRHRAPEDQPWLLISSMVNPHDIMYYLAQKDELGHENGIMRPKLHGLPTMGELEHWWDPALPESVSDDLSQQPLGPNNYKEFAQLNYTHVPEGREDIWKQRRNYLVNCMRLVDAQFATILDELTAQGLWDNTVVIFTSDHGEMNGAHGMTQKGGIHYDEATVVNMTAVVPGGAQGVETTAVGSHIDLVPTALAFAGLDSAARAEKYPKLPGRDLSGVFTDPKVTTPPRGSAEEPGDGALLMWDGLHQLDPQWAVTGALGPLVDLPLDTELREAQMREAGAKYGAPDFSRRSFFRAVVDGRYKLVRWFAPTEYGTPATVEELYATSDVSLHDLVADPNELENLGNKNHPRYDEALVARLLAKLNALIERELGEDSAPMDLDMFGTRDVTYRS, encoded by the coding sequence ATGACCCGACCCACGCCGCACCGACCCAACATCCTCATCCTCTGCATGGACCAGTGGGACATGCGCATGGAACTGCCCGACGGCGTGGAGCTGCCCGCCCTGAAACAGTTAATGAACCGCGGTGTCACCCTTGACAAGCACTACTGCACCGTCCCGCAGTGCACCCCGTCACGCACCGCGATGTGGACCGGTCAGCACGCGAAGGCACTGGGCACGTGGGACAACACGGACTTTGCCTGGATCAAACCGCTCGACCCCGGCACGCCGACCATGGGCGACATGATGCGCGAGCAGGGCTATTACACCGCCTTCAAAGGCAAGTGGCACCTCTCGGACACCGGTTTCGGCGAGGCCGGTGCGCTGGAGGACTTCGGGTTCTCCGATTACCAGCTCTGGGGCGACAACTGGGGCCGCCCGCTCGAGGGCCAGGTCAAGGACGGTACCGTGGCGATGGAAACCGTCGACTGGCTACGCCACAGAGCCCCGGAGGACCAACCCTGGCTCCTCATCTCCTCAATGGTCAACCCGCACGACATCATGTACTACCTGGCACAGAAAGACGAGCTCGGGCACGAGAACGGCATCATGCGCCCCAAGCTCCACGGCCTGCCGACGATGGGCGAGCTCGAGCACTGGTGGGACCCGGCCCTGCCGGAGTCGGTTAGCGATGACCTCTCCCAGCAGCCGCTCGGGCCGAACAATTACAAAGAGTTCGCGCAGCTCAACTACACGCACGTGCCCGAGGGCCGCGAGGACATCTGGAAGCAGCGGCGCAACTACCTGGTCAACTGCATGCGGCTTGTCGACGCCCAGTTCGCCACAATCCTCGACGAGCTCACCGCCCAGGGTTTATGGGACAACACGGTAGTCATTTTCACCTCCGACCACGGCGAGATGAACGGCGCGCACGGTATGACCCAAAAGGGCGGCATCCACTACGACGAGGCCACCGTGGTCAACATGACCGCGGTTGTCCCCGGTGGCGCGCAGGGTGTGGAAACCACCGCCGTAGGCTCCCACATCGACCTGGTGCCCACTGCGCTCGCCTTCGCGGGGCTGGACAGCGCCGCCCGCGCAGAGAAGTATCCGAAGCTCCCCGGCCGTGACCTGTCTGGAGTGTTCACCGACCCGAAGGTGACTACCCCGCCGCGCGGCAGCGCCGAGGAACCCGGCGACGGCGCCCTTCTCATGTGGGACGGCCTCCATCAGCTCGATCCGCAGTGGGCGGTCACGGGCGCACTCGGCCCGCTGGTGGACCTCCCCCTGGACACAGAACTGCGCGAGGCCCAGATGCGCGAAGCCGGGGCGAAGTACGGCGCGCCCGACTTCTCCCGCCGCTCTTTCTTCCGCGCGGTGGTGGACGGCCGCTACAAGCTCGTGCGCTGGTTCGCTCCAACAGAATACGGCACACCGGCGACGGTCGAGGAGCTCTACGCCACCTCGGACGTGTCGCTGCACGACCTCGTGGCGGACCCGAACGAGTTAGAGAACTTGGGCAACAAGAACCACCCGCGTTACGACGAAGCCCTAGTCGCGCGCCTCTTAGCCAAGCTCAACGCGCTCATCGAACGGGAGCTCGGCGAGGACTCCGCGCCGATGGACCTGGACATGTTCGGTACGCGCGACGTGACCTACCGGTCCTGA
- a CDS encoding MFS transporter, which produces MASPTTPSSSEHARGSQTIMVAAALAAFIATFNETFLNVGFTPIMADLGINVATVQWLATAYMLGAAVMTPTAGFFITRFGTKPLFLATTSALIIGGAVTALAPNFTVLLIGRIIQSIGTGLLVPIGMMVALTVAPKPKIGKYMGIMGSMTTLGPSIAILASGVVLELTGNNWRALSWVFTALSVIVFLVGLTTVYNISDNAKARLDYPSLALVAIGLIGLLYGISTIFGPAKITAEATFVVGLVAMWLFVRRQEVVDKPLINLAPLKVYPFAAGVLVNVVALIIVFSMNILVPTHLQNVQGTSGLTASLVLFPAILLAAVFGPIAGNIYDSKGPRWLLPVGMGLMAVFALATAYLMRVDALWLITLAYIPAILGSALTIGPVQSFALGSLPRQLNPDGVTIFSTSFQIAGCVGTALSTGIYGAVLAQGDGAGAANNAFLTVGVVLFVLAAGAVVLGYTGTRAHTPAATAPATVQPADSLVNELMKTDVYHLAPTATIREALHMFVNNRISGVPLISDGQLRGFVSDGDVLDAIGDSVPTFTTPYALLKNEDSAEFSTDVAAVLSRPVSTIATESVITVNVNDDLGHISSVLADRHLKKAPVVDDTGRVVGIINRSDINRYLVSTYVGS; this is translated from the coding sequence ATGGCTTCCCCTACAACGCCGTCGTCAAGCGAACACGCACGCGGTTCGCAAACAATCATGGTGGCCGCCGCGCTCGCGGCTTTCATCGCCACCTTCAACGAAACGTTCCTCAACGTCGGTTTCACTCCAATCATGGCTGACCTGGGCATTAACGTCGCCACGGTGCAGTGGCTCGCCACCGCCTACATGCTGGGCGCGGCCGTGATGACCCCAACCGCCGGGTTCTTCATCACCCGCTTCGGCACCAAGCCCCTGTTCTTGGCCACCACGTCAGCGCTGATCATCGGTGGCGCCGTCACCGCCCTGGCCCCCAACTTCACCGTGCTGCTCATCGGCCGCATTATCCAGTCCATCGGCACAGGTCTGCTCGTGCCCATCGGCATGATGGTCGCGCTGACGGTCGCGCCGAAGCCGAAGATTGGCAAGTACATGGGCATCATGGGTTCGATGACCACGCTCGGGCCGTCAATAGCTATCTTGGCGTCTGGCGTGGTCCTCGAGCTCACCGGCAACAACTGGCGCGCACTGAGCTGGGTGTTCACCGCTCTGTCCGTCATCGTCTTCCTGGTTGGCCTGACCACCGTGTACAACATCTCGGACAACGCGAAGGCTCGCCTGGATTACCCGTCGCTCGCACTGGTTGCCATCGGTCTGATCGGCTTGCTCTACGGCATCTCCACCATCTTCGGACCGGCTAAGATCACGGCCGAGGCTACGTTCGTTGTTGGGCTCGTGGCGATGTGGCTGTTTGTCAGGCGCCAGGAGGTCGTCGATAAGCCGCTGATCAACCTCGCGCCGCTGAAGGTGTATCCCTTCGCCGCGGGTGTGCTGGTCAACGTCGTCGCGCTGATCATCGTGTTCTCCATGAACATCCTCGTGCCCACGCACCTGCAGAACGTGCAGGGCACCTCGGGGCTGACCGCGTCGCTGGTCCTCTTCCCCGCCATCCTGCTCGCGGCAGTCTTCGGCCCGATCGCGGGCAACATCTACGACTCGAAGGGTCCGCGCTGGCTCCTTCCCGTCGGTATGGGGCTCATGGCGGTGTTCGCACTCGCCACGGCGTACCTCATGCGTGTCGACGCACTGTGGCTGATCACCCTGGCTTACATCCCCGCCATTCTGGGCTCGGCGCTGACCATCGGCCCGGTTCAGTCGTTCGCGCTGGGTTCGCTGCCGCGCCAGCTCAACCCGGACGGTGTGACGATTTTCTCCACCAGCTTCCAGATCGCCGGTTGCGTCGGTACCGCCCTGTCCACGGGCATCTACGGCGCGGTTCTCGCCCAGGGTGACGGCGCGGGGGCGGCCAACAACGCTTTTCTTACCGTCGGCGTCGTCCTGTTTGTGCTTGCCGCCGGTGCGGTGGTCCTCGGTTATACGGGCACCCGGGCGCATACGCCTGCCGCCACCGCCCCTGCTACGGTGCAACCCGCCGATTCGCTGGTCAACGAGCTCATGAAGACCGACGTCTACCACCTCGCGCCCACCGCGACAATCCGCGAGGCCCTCCACATGTTCGTGAACAATCGCATCTCGGGTGTGCCGCTGATCAGCGACGGGCAGCTGCGCGGGTTCGTCTCCGATGGCGACGTGTTGGACGCCATCGGCGATTCAGTCCCCACCTTCACTACTCCGTACGCCTTGCTGAAGAACGAGGATTCCGCGGAATTCTCCACCGATGTGGCAGCGGTGCTTTCTCGCCCGGTGTCCACCATCGCCACCGAGTCTGTCATCACCGTCAACGTCAACGACGACCTCGGACATATCTCCTCGGTCCTGGCGGACAGGCACCTGAAGAAAGCGCCGGTGGTGGACGATACCGGCCGCGTCGTGGGCATCATCAACCGTTCCGACATCAACCGGTACCTGGTGTCCACCTACGTGGGCTCGTAG
- a CDS encoding lipase family alpha/beta hydrolase, with protein sequence MRLTHLALLGLYAAGAYIGVKSRPVLPFNDTDFAPEHPTPVLYVHGFTSATNTFTVNAEYLRSHGYWTWGYDYGTTERHSLAASIPVLHGFGDLNDLVQELGENVEKVKAATGADKVDIVAHSQGGLLTKLYIAGGGANNIRRVVAIGANFHGTDIGGLAERVIPFIQRRPGIAEAVASTSALQQLAGSPFLEEIADLPDTDPRVVYTSIYTPADRTVTPNSSSILDSIDGADVINIDLEKAYPGFAPVIHSLLPRDPNVAELTRWGLEREAGSESD encoded by the coding sequence ATGCGCCTGACCCACCTAGCACTGCTCGGCTTGTACGCTGCCGGAGCATACATCGGTGTGAAAAGCCGACCGGTCCTGCCCTTCAACGACACCGACTTCGCGCCCGAGCACCCCACCCCGGTGCTGTACGTGCACGGGTTCACCAGCGCGACGAACACGTTCACCGTGAATGCCGAATATTTGCGCAGCCACGGGTATTGGACCTGGGGTTACGACTACGGCACGACGGAGCGACACAGCCTCGCCGCCTCCATCCCCGTCCTGCACGGCTTCGGCGACCTCAACGACCTGGTCCAGGAGCTCGGTGAGAACGTGGAAAAGGTCAAGGCCGCGACCGGCGCGGACAAAGTGGACATCGTCGCGCACTCGCAAGGTGGACTGCTAACCAAGCTCTACATCGCCGGCGGCGGGGCGAACAACATTCGGCGCGTGGTCGCCATCGGGGCGAACTTCCACGGCACGGACATCGGGGGGCTGGCGGAACGCGTCATTCCCTTCATCCAGCGCCGCCCGGGTATTGCGGAAGCCGTGGCCAGCACGAGCGCGCTGCAGCAGCTCGCGGGCTCGCCCTTCCTGGAAGAGATCGCGGACCTGCCCGACACAGACCCGCGGGTGGTGTACACCTCGATTTACACGCCGGCTGACCGCACGGTGACGCCGAACTCGTCCTCGATACTCGACAGCATCGACGGAGCCGACGTGATCAACATCGACCTGGAGAAGGCCTACCCCGGCTTCGCCCCGGTGATTCACTCACTGCTACCGCGCGACCCCAACGTCGCGGAGCTCACACGGTGGGGTCTCGAGCGCGAGGCGGGGTCTGAAAGTGACTAG
- a CDS encoding formylglycine-generating enzyme family protein, whose amino-acid sequence MPRLTELIRVPGGVFNAGTNDFYPEEGPSREVGVDKFALESDPVTNSQFATFVEETGYVTVAEQTPLFDDFPNVDPALLKAGSLVFIPTAGPVDLRDWRQWWRFEPGASWRVPYGPGGVSWSNIPDRPVVQVAYDDALAYARWAGRRLPTELELEYAARAGRPGTVYAWGNEYAPGGVVRANTWQGRFPYENQGWGVASPVGVFGRNPWGFADLIGNVWEWTSTYFATGPNRSIVEAAVSCCAPSSAREEARRLATVTAETHPRRVVKGGSHLCAPEYCHRYRPPARQGQSEDSATTHIGFRCAA is encoded by the coding sequence ATGCCTAGGTTAACCGAGCTAATCCGCGTCCCGGGCGGCGTTTTCAACGCCGGTACCAACGACTTCTACCCGGAGGAAGGCCCGTCGCGCGAGGTGGGCGTCGATAAGTTCGCTCTTGAGTCAGACCCAGTAACGAACTCGCAGTTCGCCACGTTCGTGGAGGAGACGGGGTACGTAACGGTCGCGGAGCAAACCCCGCTTTTCGACGACTTCCCCAACGTCGATCCCGCCCTCCTTAAAGCCGGGTCCCTCGTGTTCATCCCCACCGCTGGGCCGGTGGATCTGCGGGACTGGCGGCAGTGGTGGCGCTTCGAGCCGGGCGCTTCGTGGCGCGTGCCTTACGGGCCGGGGGGTGTGAGCTGGTCGAATATCCCGGATCGGCCCGTGGTGCAGGTCGCCTACGATGACGCGCTGGCGTACGCGCGGTGGGCGGGCCGGCGCCTTCCGACGGAGCTGGAGCTGGAGTACGCCGCCCGAGCCGGGCGTCCCGGGACGGTGTATGCCTGGGGCAACGAATACGCGCCGGGCGGTGTGGTGCGCGCGAATACCTGGCAGGGCCGCTTTCCGTACGAGAACCAGGGGTGGGGTGTCGCGTCCCCGGTGGGGGTATTCGGGCGCAATCCGTGGGGGTTCGCCGACCTGATCGGCAACGTGTGGGAGTGGACGTCGACGTACTTCGCCACCGGGCCCAATCGTAGCATCGTCGAGGCAGCGGTTTCCTGTTGCGCCCCGTCGTCTGCACGGGAAGAGGCGCGCCGGTTGGCCACCGTAACCGCCGAGACCCACCCGCGCCGGGTGGTCAAGGGAGGCTCCCACCTGTGCGCGCCGGAGTACTGCCACCGCTACCGACCGCCGGCGCGCCAGGGCCAGTCGGAAGACTCGGCCACCACGCATATCGGCTTCCGCTGCGCGGCCTAG
- the dcd gene encoding dCTP deaminase yields the protein MLLSDQDIRAAVDSGRLAIEPYDEELVQPSSIDVRMDKFFRVFNNSRYTHIDPKQEMPDLTTLVEVEDGDAFVLHPGEFVLAATLEKITLPADLAGRLEGKSSLGRLGLLTHSTAGFIDPGFSGHITLELSNVANLPITLWPGMKVGQLALFRMSSPAQTPYGSGRLGSKYQGQRGPTPSKAYLNFRD from the coding sequence GTGCTTCTTTCCGATCAAGACATTCGCGCCGCCGTCGATTCCGGTCGCCTCGCCATCGAGCCGTACGACGAGGAGCTGGTGCAGCCGTCCTCAATCGATGTGCGCATGGACAAGTTTTTCCGCGTGTTCAACAACTCGCGCTACACGCACATCGACCCAAAGCAGGAGATGCCGGACCTGACCACGCTGGTGGAGGTCGAGGACGGTGACGCGTTCGTGCTGCATCCCGGCGAGTTCGTCTTGGCCGCCACGCTGGAGAAGATCACCCTCCCGGCCGACCTGGCCGGCCGCCTTGAAGGCAAGTCCTCGCTCGGCCGCCTGGGACTGTTAACCCACTCGACGGCCGGGTTCATCGACCCCGGTTTCTCCGGCCACATCACCCTCGAGCTCTCTAACGTGGCTAACCTGCCGATCACCCTGTGGCCGGGCATGAAAGTCGGCCAGCTGGCTCTGTTCCGCATGTCCTCGCCCGCGCAGACGCCGTACGGTTCCGGACGGCTCGGTTCGAAGTACCAGGGGCAGCGCGGCCCCACTCCTTCCAAGGCGTACTTGAACTTCCGGGACTAG